In Ostrea edulis chromosome 10, xbOstEdul1.1, whole genome shotgun sequence, one genomic interval encodes:
- the LOC125666580 gene encoding E3 ubiquitin-protein ligase TRIM36-like produces the protein MSKSLRFFLLLTVNFSVIPTSEMHPRRSAQEVLLCDLCETVPLQSHCKPCHINLCINCVGKHISDSSKDHNVVPFIKHIQPTPNYPKCRKHADKHCELHCEECNIPVCSTCISSGKHKGHDISDILEKLSANTESLQKDLEELEKRIYPRYQKMASNVQTEKAELETKYGKLTTDADEQGELLHREITAIVNQRKSAIAEMKTKHLDALNKNTDEITQKMAELKQIMSDLKSILKSNDVSLTSTYKSRNSQFRTLPPKVRVIVPSLSAQKINKDQLNEMFGSLPPLSINTEHGDTMKSAEAVSSPPVKPLLDEPRVTATIDTGYRYRNSVSCLSEDQVWTCGENKTMKLLNLQSKLLTSIQTKSGGLPTDIAVTRDGDLVYTDYRDNTINLIKNKQIQTVITLQGWRPGGVCCTADNDLLVTMDSDDFTQSKVVRYSGSTEKQSIQFDDQGRPLYSSVLNDKYLSENKNLDICVADNEARAVVVVNQSGKLRFRYTGHPSNTEQSFNPYGITTDSQSHILTADYRNHRIHILDQDGQFLRYIHCHLHLPWGLCVDIRDNLFVAECNFAKVKKIQYL, from the coding sequence ATGTCAAAGTCTCTAAGATTCTTTTTATTATTGACAGTAAACTTCTCTGTGATCCCGACATCAGAAATgcatccccggcgcagtgctcaggaagtcctactgtgtgacctttgtgaaactgtccccctacagagtcaTTGTAAACCTTGTCATATAAATCTTTGCATTAACTGTGTAGGAAAACATATCTCAGATTCCTCGAAAGATCACAATGTCGTGCCCTTTATAAAACATATCCAACCTACTCCTAACTACCCAAAATGTCGGAAACACGCCGATAAACACTGCGAACTTCACTGCGAGGAATGCAacattcctgtctgttctacctgcaTCTCCTCAGGAAAACACAAAGGTCacgatatatcagatattctggaaaaactcagcgctaacacagaaagtttacaaaaagatctAGAGGAATTAGAGAAGAGAATTTATCCCCGGTATCAAAAAATGGCCTCCAATGTGCAAACTGAAAAAGCCGAGTTAGAAACGAAATACGGGAAACTGACGACAGATGCCGATGAACAAGGAGAACTCCTACACCGGGAGattaccgccattgtcaaccagcggaaatccgccattgcggagatgaaaactaaacatctgGACGCGctaaataaaaacacagatgaaatcacacagaaaatggcggaactcaaacagatcatgtccgacttgaaatcaatcctaaaatcaaatgacgtctccttaacctctacttacaaatctaggaattcccaatttagaacattaccgcctaaagtccgagttATAGTACCCAGTTTGTctgctcagaaaataaacaaagatcagctcaatgaaatgttcgGTTCTCTgccgccattatccattaacacagaacatggcgacacaatgaagtcagcagaagctgtatcgtctcctccagtcaaaccactgcttgatgagccgcgcgtcaccgccaccatagacactgggtatagaTATCGAaacagtgttagctgtctgagtgaagatcaagtctggacatgcgGGGAGAACAAAaccatgaagctgctcaacctccagagtaaactactgacatcaatacaaaccaagtcaggggGACTACCAAcagacatagcagtgacacgggacggagatcttgtttatactgactataGAGATAACACTataaacttaattaagaataaacagatacagaccgtgatcacactacaggggtggagacctGGCGGTGTCTGCTGTACCGCGGATAacgatctcctggttaccatggacAGTGATGATTTCAcacaatccaaagtcgtgcgttactccggctccacagagaaacaaagcattcagtttgatgatcagggtcgtcctctctattcCTCTGTTCTTAACGAtaaatacctcagtgagaacaagaacctggatatctgtgtggctgacaaTGAAGCTagagcagtagtggtggtcaatcagtcaggaaaactccgatttagatacactggtcatccctctaataccgagCAATCATTTAATCCAtacggcatcactacagacagccagagtcacatcctgacagcagactatagaaatcaccgtatccacatcctagatcaggacggacagttcctccgttacattcactgtcaTTTACACCTTCCatggggtttatgtgtggacatcagagacaacctctttgtggctgagtgtAACtttgctaaagtgaagaaaatccaatatctataa